In Cervus elaphus chromosome 31, mCerEla1.1, whole genome shotgun sequence, one DNA window encodes the following:
- the CCDC54 gene encoding coiled-coil domain-containing protein 54 — MYKLQAKRVKAAAGQMWNSNFSKIRQSLKNAYHKCNNQYPSSTTCPTMTSHDCDQEDLNAGEEMNLLVMLQDIKTTQLELLSQMTGMICALSKIQERTDFYQKQMEILETKMNVNENKQCTTAEDIFSVKEDVDALKRKVTELGNQNSCSNVHCLEVLDGEKGKEIIELLHKVTQPETLKNTLTSVDSEVSSAEPEKVLNYPKSTDHLEEKAISPQIKDLKKSNYQNALRSFQKAKSNIYIYPDFNTWIKLTFVHGGKWRFFLSATKLEEFIQWLLSRPTLPPEEPQVITQKYCLFTGPITSLTTICVSVFNYIYCLFGSSKEEVTRL; from the coding sequence ATGTACAAACTTCAAGCCAAAAGGGTAAAAGCTGCTGCTGGGCAGATGTGGAATTCAAATTTCTCCAAGATCAGACAATCTCTTAAAAATGCTTACCACAAATGTAATAATCAGTACCCGAGTTCAACCACATGTCCAACTATGACTTCCCATGACTGTGATCAAGAGGACCTTAATGCTGGTGAAGAAATGAATCTTCTAGTAATGCTCCAAGATATTAAAACCACCCAGCTTGAACTCCTCAGCCAGATGACTGGCATGATCTGTGCATTATCAAAAATCCAGGAAAGGACTGACTTCTATCAGAAGCAGATGGAAATACTGGAAACCAAAATGAATGTTAATGAAAATAAACAGTGTACAACAGCTGAAGATATCTTCTCTGTGAAGGAAGACGTTGATGCTTTAAAGAGGAAGGTGACAGAACTGGGAAACCAGAATTCTTGCTCCAATGTACATTGTTTAGAGGTTCTGGATGGAGAAAAGGGTAAAGAGATCATAGAACTTCTTCACAAAGTCACACAACCAGAAACCTTGAAGAACACACTGACCTCTGTAGATTCTGAAGTCTCTTCAGCAGAACCAGAGAAAGTGCTCAATTATCCTAAGTCCACTGATCATCTTGAGGAAAAAGCAATATCTCCCCAGATTAAAGATCTGAAGAAAAGTAACTATCAAAATGCATTAAGAAGCTTTCAAAAAGCAAagtcaaatatttatatttacccAGACTTTAATACATGGATCAAGCTAACTTTTGTCCATGGAGGAAAGTGGAGATTTTTCCTCAGTGCAACCAAGTTAGAGGAATTCATCCAGTGGCTTCTTTCCAGGCCAACCCTCCCTCCTGAGGAACCACAAGTCATAACCCAGAAGTATTGTCTTTTCACTGGGCCTATCACAAGCTTGACCaccatctgtgtctctgttttcaaCTACATTTATTGCCTTTTTGGTTCCTCAAAAGAAGAAGTAACTCGACTATAG